A single region of the Schizosaccharomyces osmophilus chromosome 3, complete sequence genome encodes:
- the tip41 gene encoding TIP41 type 2a phosphatase regulator Tip41, whose protein sequence is MDPKIEQYSYGFWKIKTQKGAILKSYEADNMQTNLGFAPPEMTFGKNFITIYYKDSPIYGFFTKDALEMVGKGSGELMQVSFAEEWIKSRTKTGESFPVVSPYDWTYYTEYQGTVLDQNLRFKDVQDQIPAVKIVQAGSNLWYTELILFEDELADNGKAMFDVRVRIVKGHFILLARLVMRLDNVIVRVNETRIYIDLNGNRVLKDFRKKESNYESVIKRIPLGSDKARLLDDNNWLSESLPLLYHNVSELRGVL, encoded by the coding sequence ATGGATCCGAAAATAGAACAATATAGTTACggtttttggaaaataaaaacccAAAAAGGTGCTATTTTGAAATCGTATGAGGCTGATAATATGCAGACGAATTTAGGATTTGCGCCTCCTGAGATGACATTTGGAAAGAACTTCATTACAATTTATTATAAAGATAGCCCAATTTACGGGTTTTTTACCAAGGATGCTCTAGAAATGGTCGGTAAAGGATCTGGTGAATTAATGCAAGTTTCATTCGCAGAAGAGTGGATAAAATCAAGAACCAAAACCGGAGAGAGCTTTCCTGTTGTCTCTCCTTATGATTGGACTTACTACACCGAATACCAAGGTACAGTTTTAGATCAAAACCTTCGTTTCAAAGACGTTCAGGACCAAATACCTGCGGTAAAGATTGTACAAGCCGGTAGTAACTTGTGGTACACCGAGTTAATATTGTTCGAAGACGAATTAGCTGATAATGGCAAAGCAATGTTTGATGTTCGAGTACGGATAGTGAAAGGACACTTCATTTTGCTAGCAAGATTGGTAATGCGTTTGGATAATGTAATAGTGCGTGTGAATGAGACAAGGATCTATATCGATTTGAATGGTAATCGGGTATTAAAAGACTTTCGTAAAAAAGAGTCCAATTATGAGAGCGTCATTAAACGTATACCTCTAGGATCAGATAAAGCAAGACTTTTGGATGATAATAACTGGCTTAGTGAAAGTTTACCATTGCTGTACCACAATGTATCAGAGCTTCGGGGTGTACTTTAA
- the fra3 gene encoding mitochondrial [4Fe-4S] cluster transfer protein Fra3: MNSIRFSRWFKGPPILMSPQRVQPQRIFKRFSSTDGASDGESRIRTLLNEKLCPSSLRVIDVSGGCGSMYQIVIKSKLFQGKNTLAQHRLVNSILKEEIKGMHGLNLLTEVDKESSKDSAMSEEH; encoded by the coding sequence ATGAATAGTATACGATTCTCTCGATGGTTTAAGGGTCCTCCCATACTCATGTCTCCTCAAAGAGTGCAACCCCAGAGGATATTCAAACGGTTTTCATCTACAGATGGTGCTTCAGACGGTGAAAGCAGAATACGAACCCTTTTGAACGAGAAGTTATGCCCAAGTTCTCTTCGTGTGATTGATGTGTCTGGAGGGTGTGGAAGCATGTACCAGATAGTGATTAAAAGTAAACTGTTTCAGGGAAAAAATACACTAGCGCAACACCGCTTGGTTAACTCCattttgaaggaagaaatcaaagGGATGCACGGATTGAATCTTCTAACGGAGGTGGATAAAGAAAGCTCCAAGGATTCAGCTATGTCTGAAGAGCATTAG
- a CDS encoding MatE family transmembrane transporter, producing MQSEEEPILGPNVKQPTNRRRSSIVYGLSRPQFVGSDAKSAPSSLQDFIESRQRASRRAQASTTAPNYGSLEEAGRESSSSASASSEEIDNVQDSTWQKELRLLVSFGIPVVLTSLLQYGEVIITVFSLGHLGKTELSAASLSNMTATITAFAIYQGIVSALDTLGTQCFGSGNYELIGLHLQRILSVLCLLQLPIIFVWWNIEPILLFFKQDPTTCYLAGRYMRVLLLASPAYALFESLKRFLQVQGIFQPVTNILAFIVPLNILLNYLFVWSPWFGFGFMGAPVAVTITLWMACAILLWYIVNINGRQAWGGFSKEALRNWGPLCRLAVPGVVMICSEYWAFELLTFVAGVLGTTDLASMSVLSTTSSISYTIAFGVAAAAATRVGNLIGAGNTKLAKLSTYVAVSVAALIGLCITSLMVIFRNHWAYLFTSDKDVVQLVAKLVPLCALMNIADNTQCVAGGVLRGQGRQRIGGIVNFVAYYILALPIAIILCFYLDWGLFGLWVGITVAVFVIAAVETHCALHVNWEHLVEVAEQQIDEALNV from the coding sequence ATGCAAAGTGAAGAAGAGCCCATTTTAGGGCCAAATGTAAAACAACCTACGAATAGAAGAAGATCGAGCATTGTTTATGGGTTGTCTCGTCCACAATTTGTCGGTTCTGATGCAAAGAGTGCACCCTCTTCTTTACAGGATTTTATTGAATCACGTCAAAGAGCTTCGAGGCGAGCTCAAGCTTCTACAACAGCACCCAATTATGGTTCTCTAGAAGAAGCAGGGCGGGAGTCTAGCTCCTCTGCTTCGGCGTCaagtgaagaaattgataaTGTCCAGGATAGCACTTggcaaaaagaattacGTTTACTGGTTAGCTTTGGTATACCAGTCGTTTTAACTTCGTTACTGCAATATGGGGAAGTAATCATAACGGTCTTTTCACTAGGACATCTAGGTAAAACGGAATTATCAGCTGCTAGTCTTTCAAATATGACTGCTACTATTACAGCTTTTGCCATTTATCAAGGTATCGTTTCCGCTCTTGATACTCTTGGCACCCAATGCTTTGGATCAGGAAACTATGAGTTAATAGGTCTCCATTTACAAAGAATTCTTTCAGTTTTATGTTTGCTTCAATTACCAATAATTTTTGTCTGGTGGAATATAGAACCGattctccttttctttaagcAGGATCCTACCACTTGCTATCTAGCGGGTAGATACATGAGGGTCTTGTTGCTTGCCAGTCCTGCTTACGCACTATTTGAGTCCTTAAAACGGTTTTTACAAGTACAAGGTATTTTTCAACCAGTTACCAACATTTTAGCCTTTATTGTTCCTCTcaacattcttttaaattatCTGTTTGTATGGAGCCCTTGGTTCGGGTTCGGATTCATGGGCGCCCCCGTTGCTGTTACAATTACGCTTTGGATGGCTTGCGCAATTCTTCTATGGTATATTGTAAATATCAATGGACGCCAGGCTTGGGGAGGCTTTAGTAAAGAGGCTTTAAGAAATTGGGGTCCATTATGCAGGCTTGCTGTTCCTGGCGTTGTTATGATATGTAGCGAATATTGGGCTTTTGAGTTATTGACATTCGTTGCGGGCGTTTTGGGTACTACAGATCTCGCTTCTATGTCAGTCTTATCTACGActtcttctatttcatACACTATTGCCTTTGGTGTAGCTGCAGCTGCTGCTACACGAGTAGGAAACCTGATTGGCGCTGGAAATACAAAGCTTGCTAAACTTTCGACTTATGTCGCTGTATCCGTAGCAGCGTTGATTGGGCTTTGCATAACTTCCCTGATGGTAATATTTAGGAATCATTGGGCCTACCTGTTCACTTCCGACAAAGATGTGGTACAGTTGGTTGCTAAACTCGTTCCTCTTTGTGCATTAATGAACATTGCCGATAACACCCAGTGCGTAGCTGGAGGTGTTCTTCGTGGTCAGGGACGTCAGCGTATTGGAGGCATCGTTAACTTCGTCGCCTACTATATTCTAGCTTTGCCCATAGCTATCATTTTATGCTTTTACCTTGATTGGGGTCTGTTTGGCTTGTGGGTTGGAATAACTGTCGCGGTTTTTGTTATAGCTGCCGTTGAAACGCATTGCGCTCTTCATGTCAACTGGGAACATTTGGTTGAAGTTGCTGAACAACAGATTGATGAAGCTCTTAATGTTTGA
- the set9 gene encoding histone lysine H4-K20 methyltransferase Set9 has protein sequence MNNMRNSKTQLENFALFDDICTLLFIDKIHYWSEIHKVRKLVSRSIERIDPQLLLGIVIQNVIEQNDLDGAVEEVSKLRELQPIFQRWSGSSNNAFLRHVRLYLSLYLPSCNFEICSTNRYFTSTKHEACVTAREPIQAGDDILDLSGTIVKLTPKEERTLGAEKDFSILHSSRLGSMCLFLGPARFVNHDCEANCRFNTSGRRIWLKSIKPILPGQEITTFYSSNYFGTDNCECLCSTCEQKGMNGYRKFFNYHLNTLKSSYLESVSAQQSQQREGHPFSISQQDMLFLSHWDTGSDLSNASDSDLDDEFSLYIPRHKKRIWSRERKSMETAFLEETMKSQQQTSFDKFRKELKRRRLNGSIEYSCSDCQGLFNASLSRAQDRRCQKCSRHFHLYELPWPFRSRSEYEEARPVSPTKEIAQKQHTMSLRRKKHISYTI, from the coding sequence ATGAACAACATGCGCAATTCTAAGACTCAGTTAGAGAATTTTGCTCTTTTTGACGACATTTGTACTCTGCTTTTTATTGACAAAATACATTACTGGTCTGAGATCCATAAGGTTCGTAAACTTGTGAGTCGCTCTATCGAACGGATTGACCCGCAGCTTCTTCTTGGCATAGTCATCCAGAATGTGATAGAACAGAACGATTTGGACGGTGCGGTTGAGGAAGTATCGAAACTGCGCGAACTGCAGCCTATATTCCAAAGATGGTCAGGATCATCAAATAATGCTTTCCTAAGGCACGTTCGTTTGTATTTATCTCTCTACCTTCCTTCTTGTAACTTTGAAATTTGCTCTACTAACAGGTACTTTACTTCGACTAAACATGAAGCCTGCGTAACCGCCCGAGAACCTATACAAGCAGGAGACGATATTTTAGATCTGTCAGGGACTATTGTAAAATTAACCcctaaagaagaaaggacTTTAGGGGCTGAGAAAGATTTTAGTATTCTGCATTCTAGTAGATTAGGTTCAATGTGTCTATTTTTGGGGCCTGCTCGTTTTGTGAATCATGATTGTGAGGCCAATTGCCGATTTAATACTTCGGGTAGAAGAATTTGGCTGAAATCCATTAAGCCAATACTACCAGGACAAGAAATTACTACTTTCtattcttcaaattatTTCGGTACCGATAACTGTGAATGTCTTTGTTCTACGTGTGAACAAAAAGGCATGAATGGCTAcagaaaattttttaattaccATTTGAATACATTAAAGTCATCGTACTTAGAGAGTGTGTCTGCTCAACAAAGCCAGCAAAGAGAAGGGCATCCTTTCTCCATATCTCAACAAGACATGCTTTTCCTCAGTCATTGGGACACTGGTAGCGACTTAAGTAATGCTTCGGATTCTGATTTAGATGATGAGTTTTCTCTATATATCCCGCGGcataaaaagagaatttgGTCTCGTGAACGAAAATCTATGGAAACAGCATTCTTAGAAGAAACGATGAAATCACAACAGCAAACAAGCTTTGATAAGTTTCGAAAAGAGCTTAAAAGGAGAAGGCTGAATGGCAGTATTGAATATTCTTGCTCAGATTGTCAAGGACTTTTCAACGCATCTTTGTCTCGTGCTCAAGATAGAAGGTGCCAAAAATGTTCACgtcattttcatctttatGAACTTCCGTGGCCATTTCGAAGTAGATCCGAATACGAAGAAGCTAGGCCTGTTAGCCCTACCAAAGAAATTGCCCAGAAACAACACACCATGTCGTTGCGACGAAAAAAGCATATAAGCTATACCATTTAA
- the cwf20 gene encoding complexed with Cdc5 protein Cwf20: MSLVSYDSSDSDEEYEKKTGTRSTSNENLFQHARKIPKGMGNHEKIESNSPLNMDNKIHHNVDLKEDDADRHKSSPSKHLNGPVMLNQLLPAPHHGKNILPKKSKRSDIEAETVRGNTKPNDDESSPFADVPNDIENASTGFISLFNVSTPYRHAHEGSTANEPCYEPVFVKPQRKKQRINTESLKDSNENSSLQFSKPQDTEKAPSPEADIIEGRRKEKVRLIDVDMNQLPKVDTQEYTSATPSIKSVAPGRHQLSSLVGMAASQKESFEAYFEQQRANKKASSKSYGF, from the coding sequence ATGTCTTTGGTATCTTATGATAGTTCGGATTCTGATgaagaatatgaaaagaaaactggTACAAGATCGACGTCTAATGAAAACTTGTTTCAGCATGCGAGAAAAATCCCTAAAGGAATGGGAAATCATgagaaaatagaaagcaACTCACCTTTAAATATGGACAATAAGATTCATCACAATGttgatttgaaagaagatgatgCAGACCGGCATAAGAGCTCACCATCAAAACACTTGAATGGACCTGTAATGCTTAACCAACTTTTGCCTGCTCCTCATCATGGGAAAAATATTCTgccaaaaaaatcaaagcGTTCAGACATAGAGGCTGAGACTGTACGTGGCAATACAAAACCAAACGATGATGAGAGTTCACCATTCGCCGATGTACCTAATGATATAGAAAATGCCAGTACCGGCTTCATTTCGCTTTTTAATGTGTCAACCCCTTATAGGCATGCGCATGAAGGATCTACAGCAAACGAGCCATGTTATGAACCCGTATTTGTGAAACCTCAACGAAAGAAACAGCGTATTAATACAGAATCTCTGAAAGACTCAAACGAGAATTCGTCACTGCAATTTAGCAAACCACAAGATACCGAAAAAGCGCCATCACCTGAAGCGGATATTATTGAAGGAAGacggaaagaaaaggttcGGCTTATTGACGTTGACATGAATCAATTACCTAAGGTAGATACTCAAGAATACACTTCTGCAACACCATCGATTAAAAGCGTGGCTCCTGGTCGACATCAACTATCATCCTTGGTTGGAATGGCTGCAAGTCAAAAGGAGAGTTTCGAAGCATATTTTGAACAGCAACgtgcaaacaaaaaggcTTCGTCAAAAAGTTATGGGTTTTAA
- the cmc2 gene encoding copper-binding protein of the mitochondrial inner membrane Cmc2 has product MGNKSAIEEEFEIRSIYQKEVKKNCQKEIEDFVQCATGRTVSVLWKCRQQSRVMNGCLQKTIDQTSEWRLRSHQEGEKQKAFQGQIEKE; this is encoded by the exons ATGGGTAATAAGTCAGctattgaagaagaatttgagaTACGATCTATATATCAAAAGGAGGTGAAAAAGAACTgccaaaaggaaattgaagaCTTTGTTCAATGCGCTACAGGTCGAACTGTCAGTGTGCTTTGGAAATGTCGCCAACAAAGTCGTGTAATGAACGGTTGCCTTCAAAAAAC AATAGACCAAACATCCGAGTGGAGATTACGCAGCCATCAAGAAGGAGAGAAGcagaaagcttttcaagggcaaattgaaaaagaataa
- the cbp3 gene encoding mitochondrial respiratory chain complex III assembly protein Cbp3 codes for MLKSCRQLLGSDARSNLYRNQNNWLLPIRSLHSTSVLSKETVQKANLNSQNDSKFKPLTPPKDPRNIAPPNSFLTKASLLFQKIISPKQNMFFEATSTARYMYYEASRQATPERDSQDAFQFWFRRCEVPMTFQSWFQITQLHLWILQTRIRGLQPQEKQALSQALVTRFFEDMEFRIHKDYRINSDRITGMYLKDLFQQQTGAIFGYDQSMLGNDAVLATAIWRNLFAGSQNVDLSILAEIVAFVRLNVFELSNTSNEEFMTRRDALFIPPGQQIEKVY; via the coding sequence ATGTTGAAAAGTTGTAGACAATTACTGGGCTCCGATGCCAGATCGAACTTGTACAGAAATCAGAACAATTGGCTTTTGCCGATAAGAAGTTTACATAGTACTTCTGTTCTATCCAAGGAGACCGTACAAAAGGCAAATCTAAACTCTCAGAATGACTCTAAGTTCAAACCATTAACTCCCCCCAAAGACCCAAGAAATATTGCTCCCCCTAATAGTTTTTTAACTAAAGCAAGTCtcttgtttcaaaaaatcatcTCGCCAAAACAGAATATGTTTTTCGAGGCTACCAGTACTGCGAGATATATGTATTATGAGGCTTCACGCCAAGCAACACCAGAAAGGGATTCTCAAGATGCATTCCAGTTTTGGTTTCGCAGATGTGAAGTACCAATGACATTTCAGTCTTGGTTTCAAATTACACAATTACATCTGTGGATTCTTCAAACACGTATCCGTGGTCTCCAGCCACAGGAAAAGCAGGCCCTTTCACAAGCTCTAGTAACTcggttttttgaagatatGGAATTTCGCATTCATAAAGATTATAGGATTAATAGCGATCGCATAACCGGAATGTATTTGAAGGATCTGTTTCAACAGCAAACAGGCGCCATTTTTGGATACGATCAATCGATGTTAGGTAACGATGCTGTCTTAGCTACCGCAATTTGGAGAAACCTGTTTGCTGGAAGCCAAAACGTTGACTTATCTATTCTAGCTGAAATTGTCGCTTTTGTGCGTTTGAATGTTTTCGAACTATCAAATActtcaaatgaagaatttatGACTAGAAGAGATGCCTTATTCATTCCACCCGGTCAGCAGATTGAGAAGGTTTATTAA
- the ipk1 gene encoding inositol 1,3,4,5,6-pentakisphosphate (IP5) kinase, which translates to MQIKKITKQPKKSNKQSDFNVSDQQIEKWGAHIYQIDKSIRDMIENARLFYDAWRCVVCLAPSVTASWISLYRQFPTEKNPAASLGTLVDWNKALERQRREVLLTLQNFQITVLAPCKEVKAHVKKAVELIKRRGRKVNELEKIQKELLVVYELPDPETKKYKIKALQGQLVRVNNELNEVQKHVTLSFPTLINKCQVFFGQLMRHFFCLQLQMFRKMHNITRPWDCFQDDIPKTWLVEFSSVCQAAEDIPLISIENTRSPVKLPKPSDALSEGEWEAGKIEAMNALFSQHPHLSPSQSSLSPTSTASSSVAASPIDTHAPSTPVVSRPPSMQNLASALEPEEEPMSPSQAPVLRTPMTQHHAKTNNHNTNNMYTSEWSYLASGTANVVFEYIGKNLFFQDKVIRLRRRGQTITTEQVYDYYQNIVYPLFSGFEQYLLEIFLQPVTKDFLLGTQNASGIYLNLNETSCILMQDLKEGMEMKPKWLTQSPTAPDDWVVCRTCAMSRMRGKSISFCPLQLDFYNWPKFLSVLQGMVGPEIALTLFQSGILKRLRDLQEEYSRKDVALAMTLRDVTLYIGKNKITLLDLDPKDMHTKLAKWERDERNLLDGGWYYGRGMKSTDQACRSV; encoded by the exons atgcaaataaaaa AAATTACCaaacaaccaaaaaaaagcaataaacAATCGGACTTCAATGTTTCGGATCAACAAATCGAAAAATGGGGAGCTCATATTTATCAAATCGACAAGTCTATTCGAGACATGATAGAAAATGCTCGATTGTTTTATGACGCTTGGCGTTGCGTGGTTTGCCTTGCACCATCTGTTACTGCGTCTTGGATTTCTCTGTATAGGCAATTTCCGACTGAAAAGAACCCTGCTGCTTCTCTTGGAACTTTGGTAGACTGGAATAAGGCATTAGAACGGCAGAGAAGAGAAGTTTTGCTAACTTTACAAAACTTTCAAATAACAGTATTAGCACCTTGCAAGGAAGTAAAGGCGCATGTGAAAAAGGCCGTTGAATTGATAAAGCGAAGGGGTAGAAAAGTAAACGAGCTTGAGAAGATCCAAAAGGAGTTACTAGTTGTTTATGAGTTGCCAGATCCGGAAACGAAGAAATACAAGATTAAAGCACTACAGGGTCAGCTAGTACGGGTCAACAACGAGCTAAATGAGGTGCAAAAACACGTGACACTGTCGTTTCCTACATTAATTAATAAATGTcaagttttttttggtCAATTGATGCGACACTTTTTCTGTCTCCAGCTACAAATGTTTCGGAAAATGCACAATATAACTCGTCCATGGGATTGTTTTCAAGATGATATACCGAAGACATGGCTGGTCGAGTTTTCTTCCGTATGTCAAGCAGCTGAAGATATTCCGCTAATTTCTATTGAAAACACTCGTTCTCCAGTCAAACTTCCTAAACCATCAGATGCTTTATCTGAAGGTGAGTGGGAAGCCGGAAAGATCGAAGCTATGAATGCTCTTTTCTCACAACATCCTCATCTTTCTCCTTCTCAAAGCAGTTTATCCCCCACATCTACTGCGAGCTCATCTGTTGCTGCTTCCCCTATTGACACGCATGCTCCTTCAACTCCCGTGGTTTCAAGACCTCCTTCTATGCAAAACTTGGCTTCTGCGCTTGAACCAGAAGAAGAGCCAATGTCGCCTAGTCAAGCTCCTGTTTTGAGGACACCTATGACACAGCATCACGCAAAAACCAATAACCATAACACAAATAATATGTACACCTCAGAATGGTCATATTTAGCTTCTGGTACTGCTAATGTTGTGTTTGAATACATCGGGAAAAACCTATTCTTTCAAGATAAAGTTATCCGACTTCGTCGACGAGGTCAGACTATTACGACGGAACAAGTTTATGACTACTATCAAAATATCGTATATCCTTTATTTTCTGGGTTTGAGCAGTATTTGCTAGAAATATTCCTTCAGCCAGTTACTAAGGATTTTCTACTGGGTACTCAAAATGCGTCAGGTATTTATCTAAATTTAAATGAAACGTCTTGCATTTTAATGCAAGATCTGAAGGAAGGCATGGAAATGAAGCCTAAATGGCTCACCCAGTCTCCAACTGCTCCAGACGACTGGGTTGTCTGCAGGACTTGTGCCATGAGTCGAATGCGAGGAAAATCTATTAGTTTTTGCCCGCTTCAACTTGACTTTTATAATTGGccaaaatttctttctgtgCTTCAGGGCATGGTTGGTCCAGAGATTGCTCTGACATTGTTTCAGTCAGGAATTTTAAAGAGACTACGTGACttacaagaagaatattCTCGTAAAGACGTTGCATTAGCAATGACTCTTCGAGATGTGACGCTATATATaggtaaaaacaaaattacaCTGTTAGACTTGGATCCCAAAGATATGCATACAAAG
- the mid1 gene encoding anillin-related medial ring protein Mid1 codes for MEENKRKDIFTGEQSFSQLSSELDTQGTPVGEKTPLFFEGPSLDVSPNDASRFLSNESGDVSFGNMSELNVATDLLESLDLRSMYMQGYGHNNALYNSSQSPTRKSGGFSMGRRTNPSNEERIPSLTYTTGSSNVSSRPSMFKEDGVSDIQDDQSAEISQRIVYSEGDASRDDSLDKSDFISSASSPKSTPVGSLSRPDDYSNKAEANGRLPRPASSIGKPLPPLPFSPERVSRALPHTPQLLSSKVNYEMPSDDSLKNETVDYHPQHPLAPIQEAPVEDTTEQVSASVFEDDANKSLVSSDSLRKKVQAKLEAKRASDGSFYLSSSQDNDEFSKESMSNEQIPNILEDYVDNNEKIITNDYCQSPSKRGSVTYKEVPRYSLAAAKIKFSVASQRGRIKSSSSIDNLSAILDSDELHHKPITPIPGSKRTFSNITANDIAGQSDFAPTSPQSEREGAWNVSETGTVAYYEPTFDVSDKIDEVRQSTPVSDEEAINRSKSLEIDRSKSNRINKPKVGSAAVGVENVTPRPSTSLGFVKRDIFEDKPKSLPKSGRFFIHLNYFRHVSSPFVGDQPGMRISVVTPSQSVQLPWQVNKGNDILDHDFTFPADDKFTVNFMFFDMPHRNTREKEQANSAKNDSEAVNVESKSKTKRLFERLFNRRKKRKLSKFSSLNGGKQKPDYLARVSGMATLTLSRVKNKCSGKVLVTEIPIRLQAISGKSDLKLNDVIGNLSLSCLYIPELAIPESEMPITLSQANQDLRHVRQSYIYKEGHVYILEGTSVRRRYAVLSSKKISLYTDKGGDFLLGLKAVGDARILSIADCDKEVLNLGITMGILLTTDKGVRVKFYSESEKECTKWFEVLNTHSLVLERGIQTPWLQEFVKLIQ; via the coding sequence atggaagaaaataaaaggaaagacaTATTTACTGGAGAGCAATCATTCTCTCAGTTGAGTTCTGAATTGGATACTCAGGGTACCCCAGTGGGCGAGAAAACACcgttgttttttgaaggacCTAGCTTAGATGTTTCTCCTAATGATGCATCGAGATTTTTGTCTAATGAGAGCGGTGATGTTTCCTTTGGTAACATGTCAGAGCTTAATGTTGCTACCGACCTTTTAGAATCTTTAGATTTAAGGAGTATGTACATGCAGGGTTATGGTCACAACAATGCTTTATATAATTCATCCCAAAGTCCCACAAGAAAGTCTGGTGGCTTCTCTATGGGACGACGTACAAATCCATCTAATGAAGAGCGAATTCCTAGTTTAACTTACACTACCGGAAGCTCAAATGTCTCTTCACGACCTTCAATGTTTAAAGAGGACGGTGTATCCGATATTCAGGATGATCAATCAGCAGAGATTTCTCAAAGGATCGTTTATTCCGAAGGCGATGCTTCGCGAGATGATTCTTTAGATAAATCcgattttatttcatctGCATCTTCACCCAAGAGTACACCAGTTGGCTCTTTGTCAAGACCAGATGATTATTCTAATAAAGCAGAAGCAAACGGTAGGTTACCTCGTCCAGCTTCTAGTATTGGTAAGCCTCTGCCACCCCTTCCCTTTTCTCCGGAGAGGGTTTCTCGAGCTCTACCACATACGCCGCAATTGCTCTCTTCGAAGGTTAATTACGAAATGCCATCCGATGATTCTTTAAAGAACGAAACTGTAGACTATCATCCGCAACATCCCCTTGCACCCATTCAAGAAGCACCAGTGGAAGATACCACTGAACAAGTTTCGGCGtctgtttttgaagatgatgCCAATAAGTCATTAGTTTCTTCTGACAGTCTTCGTAAGAAAGTACAAGCCAAACTAGAAGCTAAGCGTGCTTCTGATGGAAGTTTCTACCTAAGCTCATCTCAAGACAATGACGAATTTTCGAAAGAATCGATGAGCAATGAACAAATTCCCAACATTTTAGAAGACTATGTGGataacaatgaaaaaataattacGAATGATTATTGTCAATCTCCTTCGAAGCGTGGTTCAGTTACTTATAAAGAGGTTCCTCGATATTCGCTCGCTGCTGCGAAGATTAAATTTAGTGTAGCTAGTCAACGAGGTCGCATCAAAAGCAGCTCCTCCATTGATAATTTAAGTGCTATACTGGATTCAGATGAACTTCACCACAAGCCAATAACTCCTATTCCTGGCTCGAAACGTACTTTTAGCAATATTACCGCAAATGATATCGCAGGTCAATCAGATTTTGCTCCGACCAGTCCGCAATCCGAGAGAGAAGGAGCATGGAACGTTTCAGAAACGGGAACTGTCGCTTATTACGAGCCAACTTTTGATGTGTCAGACAAAATCGATGAAGTTAGGCAATCTACACCCGTTTCAGATGAAGAGGCAATTAATCGGTCTAAATCCTTGGAAATTGATCGCTCAAAATCCAACCGCATAAATAAGCCTAAAGTCGGATCTGCAGCTGTTGGAGTTGAGAACGTTACTCCACGACCATCAACTTCGCTGGGTTTTGTCAAACGagatatttttgaagataaGCCTAAATCTTTACCAAAAAGCGGCCGCTTCTTTATTcatttaaattattttcgACACGTTTCCTCGCCTTTTGTTGGCGATCAGCCGGGTATGAGAATAAGCGTAGTTACGCCTTCTCAAAGTGTTCAACTTCCATGGCAAGTGAACAAAGGTAATGATATATTGGACCATGATTTCACCTTTCCCGCTGATGATAAATTTACCGTCAATTTCATGTTTTTTGATATGCCGCACCGTAATACTCgagaaaaggaacaagCAAATTCCGCAAAGAATGACTCAGAAGCTGTTAATGTGGAGAGCAaatcgaaaacaaaaagactTTTTGAACGTCTTTTCAATCGAcgcaaaaaaagaaaactatcGAAATTTAGTTCTTTAAATGGGGGTAAGCAAAAACCTGACTACTTGGCCAGAGTATCAGGAATGGCAACTCTGACATTGTCTCGTGTTAAGAATAAATGCTCTGGTAAAGTTTTAGTTACTGAAATTCCCATTAGATTACAGGCCATATCTGGTAAATCCGATCTAAAGCTGAACGATGTTATAGGAAACCTTTCATTGAGTTGTCTGTATATTCCGGAGCTTGCCATTCCAGAATCTGAAATGCCTATAACATTAAGTCAAGCTAATCAAGATCTTCGACATGTTCGTCAGAGCTATATATACAAAGAAGGTCATGTGTATATACTGGAGGGTACGTCTGTTCGTAGACGATATGCAGTTCTgtcttccaaaaagattAGTTTATATACGGACAAAGGTggtgattttcttttaggcTTGAAAGCTGTTGGAGATGCAAGGATTTTATCTATAGCGGATTGTGACAAAGAAGTATTAAATCTAGGAATTACTATGGGAATCCTACTTACTACCGATAAAGGGGTTCGCGTGAAGTTTTACTCAGAATCTGAGAAGGAGTGTACAAAATGGTTTGAGGTACTTAATACACATTCATTGGTATTAGAAAGAGGAATTCAGACACCCTGGCTTCAAGAGTTTGTTAAGCTTATTCAATAA